From one Esox lucius isolate fEsoLuc1 chromosome 11, fEsoLuc1.pri, whole genome shotgun sequence genomic stretch:
- the ddx42 gene encoding ATP-dependent RNA helicase DDX42 isoform X1: MNWSKGGPSGKRGFGFGGFSLGGGGGGKKEEPRLPPKSHTSFGAGTAGGYGKNQQLPAFYKIGTKRANFDEENAYFEDDEEESNSNDLPYIPAENSPTRQQFQSGGGSDSEDDPLDAFMAQVEDQAAKDMKKLEEKEKKCEKGIRDDIEEEDEQEAYFRYMAENPTAGLTAEDEDENIDYDSDGNPIAPTTKKIIMPLAPMDHSEIDYPPFERNFYTEHEELHSLTGTEVLELRHKLNLRVSGAAPPKPSTSFAHFGFDEQLMHIIRKSEYTQPTPIQCQGVPIALSGRDMIGIAKTGSGKTAAFIWPMLVHIMDQKELEPGEGPIAVIVCPTRELCQQIHAECKRFGKAYSLRSVAVYGGGSMWEQAKALQEGAEIVVCTPGRLIDHVKKKATSLQRVTYLVFDEADRMFDMGFEYQVRSIASHVRPDRQTLLFSATFRKKIERLARDILVDPIRVVQGDIGEANEDVTQVVEIMPSGVEKWGWLTRRLVEFTSSGSVLIFVTKKANCEELATNLIEEGHSLGLLHGDMDQSERNKVIADFKKKSLPVLVATDVAARGLDIPSIRTVVNYDVARDIDTHTHRIGRTGRAGEKGVAYTLLTNKDTSFAGDLVRNLEGANQSVSKELMDLAMQNPWFRKSRFKGGQGKRLNIGGGGLGYRERPGLGAESSDRGSSGSVMAHYEGYSKPTTGAMGDRMSAMKSAFQSQYKNHFVAASGTVPKLNTKSSSSSGWTSAGSLSSIPTGAPEGPDRPRGPSVSMAPPAALSVGTKMAGFTRAGSLSCVSDGQASVAQGYSAPAPPSPRDAPRDRHGDDRGRHAEGHHRDRSERSERHSGGERDRHMDRDRYGDKDRHGGSGRHVDSRNGDGSRRDREREDWRGDREGGDRAEGRGDREGGDRAEGRGDREGGDRAEGRGERMEDSFAVPDPPKRKKSRWDN, translated from the exons ATGAACTGGAGCAAGGGCGGGCCGAGTGGTAAGCGAGGTTTCGGTTTTGGGGGATTCTCCcttggtggtggaggaggaggaaagaaagaagaaCCTCGTTTGCCTCCGAAATCACACACATCCTTTGGTGCTGGAACAGCTGGAGGTTATGGCAAGAACCAGCAGCTCCCTGCATTCTACAAGATAGGAACAAAAAGAGCAAATTTTGATGAAGAGAATGC GTATTTTGAAGATGACGAAGAGGAGTCGAACAGCAACGACTTGCCCTATATCCCAGCAGAGAACTCCCCCACCCGCCAGCAATTCCAGTCTGGAGGGGGCTCGGACAGTGAGGACGATCCTCTGGATGCTTTTATGGCTCAGGTGGAG GACCAAGCAGCCAAAGACATGAAGAAActggaggaaaaggagaagaaGTGTGAAAA GGGTATTCGTGATGACattgaagaggaagatgaacaA GAAGCCTACTTCCGCTACATGGCAGAGAATCCCACGGCTGGCCTCACagcagaggatgaggatgagaacataGACTACGACAGTGATGGGAACCCCATAGCCCCCACCACTAAGAAGATCATCATGCCTCTTGCCCCTATGGACCACTCTGAG ATTGACTACCCACCTTTCGAGCGGAACTTCTATACCGAGCATGAGGAGCTTCACAGCCTGACGGGCACCGAAGTGTTGGAGCTGAGACACAAACTCAACCTGCGT GTGTCTGGGGCGGCGCCTCCTAAACCCTCCACCAGCTTCGCCCACTTTGGGTTTGACGAGCAGCTGATGCACATAATCCGCAAGTCGGAGTACACCCAGCCAACTCCTATCCAGTGCCAG GGTGTGCCTATTGCCCTAAGTGGACGTGACATGATAGGCATTGCAAAGACCGGGAGTGGCAAGACGGCAGCCTTCATTTGGCCCATGCTGGTTCACATCATGGACCAGAAGGAGCTGGAGCCAGGAGAGGGGCCCATCGCAGTTATCGTGTGTCCGACCAGGGAGCTCTGTCAGCAG ATCCACGCGGAGTGTAAGCGATTCGGGAAAGCGTACTCGCTGCGCTCGGTGGCCGTGTACGGGGGGGGCAGCATGTGGGAGCAGGCCAAGGCCCTACAGGAGGGGGCGGAGATCGTTGTGTGCACCCCG GGTCGTCTGATTGACCATGTGAAGAAGAAGGCCACCTCTCTGCAGAGAGTGACATATCTGGTGTTTGACGAGGCAGATCGGATGTTTGATATGGGCTTCG AGTATCAAGTGAGATCCATTGCCAGCCATGTCCGGCCTGATCGACAGA CTCTTCTGTTCAGCGCCACCTTCCGTAAAAAGATTGAGAGGCTGGCTAGAGACATTCTAGTGGACCCCATCCGTGTGGTGCAGGGGGACATCGGAGAG GCCAATGAGGACGTGACCCAGGTTGTGGAGATCATGCCCAGTGGAGTGGAGAAGTGGGGCTGGCTGACCCGGCGCCTGGTAGAGTTCACCTCCTCCGGCTCGGTGCTCATCTTCGTCACCAAGAAGGCCAACTGTGAGGAGCTGGCTACCAACCTGATCGAGGAGGGCCACAGTCTGGGCCTGCTACACGGAGACATGGACCAGAGCGAGAGGAACAAGGTCATCGCCGACTTCAAGAAGAAGAGCCTGCCTGTGCTGGTGGCGACTGACGTGGCAG CCCGCGGTCTGGATATCCCTTCGATTCGCACTGTGGTGAACTACGACGTGGCTCGAGAcatagacacgcacacacaccgaaTTGGCCGCACAGGTCGTGCTGGGGAGAAGGGTGTTGCCTACACCCTGCTCACCAATAAAGACACCTCATTTGCTGGGGACCTTGTGCGTAACCTGGAGGGAGCCAATCAGAGTGTCTCTAAGGAACTGATGGACTTGGCAATGCAG AATCCCTGGTTCAGGAAGTCCCGCTTCAAGGGTGGCCAAGGGAAGAGGCTGAACATCGGAGGAGGGGGTCTGGGTTACAGAGAGAGGCCCGGCTTGGGGGCTGAAAGTTCT GACCGTGGTAGTAGTGGTTCTGTCATGGCTCACTATGAGGGCTACAGCAAGCCTACTACTGGAGCTATGGGAGACCGCATGTCAGCCATGAAGTCAGCCTTCCAG TCCCAGTACAAGAACCACTTTGTGGCAGCGTCCGGCACGGTTCCTAAACTCAACACCAAGTCCAGTAGCTCTTCAGGCTGGACCAGCGCAGGTAGTCTGAGCTCCATCCCTACAGGAGCTCCTGAGGGCCCAGACCGGCCCCGCGGCCCCTCTGTGTCCATGGCTCCTCCGGCAGCCCTCAGCGTGGGCACCAAGATGGCAGGCTTCACCCGGGCTGGCTCCTTGAGCTGCGTCTCGGACGGCCAGGCCAGTGTTGCCCAGGGTTACTCGGCCCCCGCCCCTCCTTCCCCCAGGGACGCGCCCCGTGACAGACACGGCGACGACCGAGGGCGCCATGCAGAGGGCCACCATCGTGACAGGAGTGAACGGAGCGAGCGGCACAGCGGCGGGGAGCGGGACCGCCACATGGACCGTGACCGTTACGGGGACAAGGATCGCCATGGTGGCAGCGGTCGCCACGTCGATAGTCGTAACGGAGACGGAAGCAGAAGGGACAGGGAGCGGGAAGATTGGAGGGGGGACCGGGAGGGTGGAGACAGggctgaggggaggggggaccgggagggtggagacagggctgaggggaggggggaccgggagggtggagacagggctgaggggaggggggaAAGGATGGAAGACAGCTTTGCAGTCCCAGATCCACCAAAACGCAAAAAGAGCAGGTGGGACAACTAA
- the ddx42 gene encoding ATP-dependent RNA helicase DDX42 isoform X2, translating to MAENPTAGLTAEDEDENIDYDSDGNPIAPTTKKIIMPLAPMDHSEIDYPPFERNFYTEHEELHSLTGTEVLELRHKLNLRVSGAAPPKPSTSFAHFGFDEQLMHIIRKSEYTQPTPIQCQGVPIALSGRDMIGIAKTGSGKTAAFIWPMLVHIMDQKELEPGEGPIAVIVCPTRELCQQIHAECKRFGKAYSLRSVAVYGGGSMWEQAKALQEGAEIVVCTPGRLIDHVKKKATSLQRVTYLVFDEADRMFDMGFEYQVRSIASHVRPDRQTLLFSATFRKKIERLARDILVDPIRVVQGDIGEANEDVTQVVEIMPSGVEKWGWLTRRLVEFTSSGSVLIFVTKKANCEELATNLIEEGHSLGLLHGDMDQSERNKVIADFKKKSLPVLVATDVAARGLDIPSIRTVVNYDVARDIDTHTHRIGRTGRAGEKGVAYTLLTNKDTSFAGDLVRNLEGANQSVSKELMDLAMQNPWFRKSRFKGGQGKRLNIGGGGLGYRERPGLGAESSDRGSSGSVMAHYEGYSKPTTGAMGDRMSAMKSAFQSQYKNHFVAASGTVPKLNTKSSSSSGWTSAGSLSSIPTGAPEGPDRPRGPSVSMAPPAALSVGTKMAGFTRAGSLSCVSDGQASVAQGYSAPAPPSPRDAPRDRHGDDRGRHAEGHHRDRSERSERHSGGERDRHMDRDRYGDKDRHGGSGRHVDSRNGDGSRRDREREDWRGDREGGDRAEGRGDREGGDRAEGRGDREGGDRAEGRGERMEDSFAVPDPPKRKKSRWDN from the exons ATGGCAGAGAATCCCACGGCTGGCCTCACagcagaggatgaggatgagaacataGACTACGACAGTGATGGGAACCCCATAGCCCCCACCACTAAGAAGATCATCATGCCTCTTGCCCCTATGGACCACTCTGAG ATTGACTACCCACCTTTCGAGCGGAACTTCTATACCGAGCATGAGGAGCTTCACAGCCTGACGGGCACCGAAGTGTTGGAGCTGAGACACAAACTCAACCTGCGT GTGTCTGGGGCGGCGCCTCCTAAACCCTCCACCAGCTTCGCCCACTTTGGGTTTGACGAGCAGCTGATGCACATAATCCGCAAGTCGGAGTACACCCAGCCAACTCCTATCCAGTGCCAG GGTGTGCCTATTGCCCTAAGTGGACGTGACATGATAGGCATTGCAAAGACCGGGAGTGGCAAGACGGCAGCCTTCATTTGGCCCATGCTGGTTCACATCATGGACCAGAAGGAGCTGGAGCCAGGAGAGGGGCCCATCGCAGTTATCGTGTGTCCGACCAGGGAGCTCTGTCAGCAG ATCCACGCGGAGTGTAAGCGATTCGGGAAAGCGTACTCGCTGCGCTCGGTGGCCGTGTACGGGGGGGGCAGCATGTGGGAGCAGGCCAAGGCCCTACAGGAGGGGGCGGAGATCGTTGTGTGCACCCCG GGTCGTCTGATTGACCATGTGAAGAAGAAGGCCACCTCTCTGCAGAGAGTGACATATCTGGTGTTTGACGAGGCAGATCGGATGTTTGATATGGGCTTCG AGTATCAAGTGAGATCCATTGCCAGCCATGTCCGGCCTGATCGACAGA CTCTTCTGTTCAGCGCCACCTTCCGTAAAAAGATTGAGAGGCTGGCTAGAGACATTCTAGTGGACCCCATCCGTGTGGTGCAGGGGGACATCGGAGAG GCCAATGAGGACGTGACCCAGGTTGTGGAGATCATGCCCAGTGGAGTGGAGAAGTGGGGCTGGCTGACCCGGCGCCTGGTAGAGTTCACCTCCTCCGGCTCGGTGCTCATCTTCGTCACCAAGAAGGCCAACTGTGAGGAGCTGGCTACCAACCTGATCGAGGAGGGCCACAGTCTGGGCCTGCTACACGGAGACATGGACCAGAGCGAGAGGAACAAGGTCATCGCCGACTTCAAGAAGAAGAGCCTGCCTGTGCTGGTGGCGACTGACGTGGCAG CCCGCGGTCTGGATATCCCTTCGATTCGCACTGTGGTGAACTACGACGTGGCTCGAGAcatagacacgcacacacaccgaaTTGGCCGCACAGGTCGTGCTGGGGAGAAGGGTGTTGCCTACACCCTGCTCACCAATAAAGACACCTCATTTGCTGGGGACCTTGTGCGTAACCTGGAGGGAGCCAATCAGAGTGTCTCTAAGGAACTGATGGACTTGGCAATGCAG AATCCCTGGTTCAGGAAGTCCCGCTTCAAGGGTGGCCAAGGGAAGAGGCTGAACATCGGAGGAGGGGGTCTGGGTTACAGAGAGAGGCCCGGCTTGGGGGCTGAAAGTTCT GACCGTGGTAGTAGTGGTTCTGTCATGGCTCACTATGAGGGCTACAGCAAGCCTACTACTGGAGCTATGGGAGACCGCATGTCAGCCATGAAGTCAGCCTTCCAG TCCCAGTACAAGAACCACTTTGTGGCAGCGTCCGGCACGGTTCCTAAACTCAACACCAAGTCCAGTAGCTCTTCAGGCTGGACCAGCGCAGGTAGTCTGAGCTCCATCCCTACAGGAGCTCCTGAGGGCCCAGACCGGCCCCGCGGCCCCTCTGTGTCCATGGCTCCTCCGGCAGCCCTCAGCGTGGGCACCAAGATGGCAGGCTTCACCCGGGCTGGCTCCTTGAGCTGCGTCTCGGACGGCCAGGCCAGTGTTGCCCAGGGTTACTCGGCCCCCGCCCCTCCTTCCCCCAGGGACGCGCCCCGTGACAGACACGGCGACGACCGAGGGCGCCATGCAGAGGGCCACCATCGTGACAGGAGTGAACGGAGCGAGCGGCACAGCGGCGGGGAGCGGGACCGCCACATGGACCGTGACCGTTACGGGGACAAGGATCGCCATGGTGGCAGCGGTCGCCACGTCGATAGTCGTAACGGAGACGGAAGCAGAAGGGACAGGGAGCGGGAAGATTGGAGGGGGGACCGGGAGGGTGGAGACAGggctgaggggaggggggaccgggagggtggagacagggctgaggggaggggggaccgggagggtggagacagggctgaggggaggggggaAAGGATGGAAGACAGCTTTGCAGTCCCAGATCCACCAAAACGCAAAAAGAGCAGGTGGGACAACTAA